AGTTTAACCATAGGGTCAACCTATTACTCCCATTCTCCTTTACTCCCATTCAATGGTAGAAGGAGGCTTGGAGGTAATGTCATAAACAATACGGTTAACTTCCTGCAATTCATTTACTATTCTATTTGATATTATTTCCAATACTTCATATGGAATTCGTACCCAATCAGCAGTCATGCCATCCTTACTTTCTACCGCCCTGATGGCAATGGTATGAGCGTAGGTTCTTTCGTCTCCCATCACTCCCACGCTTTTCAGGTTTGGTAACACTGCAAAGGACTGCCATATTTCTCTGTATAAGCCGGCTTTCTTTATTTCTTCCGTTACAATGGCATCAGCTTCTCTAAGGATTTCAAGGTTTTCACCGGTTATTTCGCCTAGTATTCTAATGGCTAGGCCAGGCCCGGGAAATGGCTGGCGCCACACAATCTCATCCGGGAGGCCCAACTCTGACCCCACTCTTCGCACCTCGTCTTTAAACAGCCAGCGCAGGGGCTCAACTAACTGTAGTCTCATGTCTTCCGGCAAACCGCCCACATTGTGATGTGATTTGATCACTGAGGCTGTAGCAGTACCGCTTTCCACTACGTCCGGGTACAGTGTGCCTTGAACAAGGAAGTCTATCGTTCCCAGTTTTCCCGCTTCCTCCTCAAAGACCTTGATAAACTCATTACCAATAATTTTTCTTTTTTGTTCGGGGTCCGTGATGCCGGAGAGTTTACTGAGGAATCGTTCCCGCGCATCAACATGGATAAGATTTATCTTAAATACATCTCTAAAAGTTCTTATTACTTTTTCCCCTTCACCCTTGCGCAACAGCCCGTGGTCAACAAAAATGCAAGTAAGCTGCTCCCCAATAGCTTTATGAACGAGGGCCGCGGCAACAGAGGAATCAACCCCGCCGCTTAAAGCGCAAATAACTTGACCTTGTCCCACTTGTTTTGTTACTTCGTCTTCTGCATGCTCAATAAAAGATCCTGTGGTCCAAGAGGCGCCGCATCCGCAAACGTCATACAGAAAATATTTTAAAAGATCCTGCCCCTTGGGCGTGTGGATTACTTCCGGGTGAAACTGAACTGCATAAAGGCCCCGGGATGCATCTGCCATAGCGGCAACCGGTGCCTGCTCAGTCCTGGCTATTATTTCAAACCCGGGCGGGGGTGCATCTACCCTGTCCCCGTGGCTCATCCAACACTGCTCGTACTCTTCCATGCAGCATAAAAGACCTTCCCTGTTTACTACCTCCAGGCGGGTTTTACCGTACTCCCTGCGAGCTGAGGCAGAAGTTACACCTTCCAATTGGTGACTCATCAATTGCATACCGTAACATATACCTAAGATAGGTATCCCCATTTTGTAAATTGCCGGATCCACTGTGGGAACACCGGGCTGGTAAACACTGGATGGTCCGCCGGAAAAAATAATGCCCCGCGGCCTTTTACTTGCAAGGTCTGCCAGCGGAGTATTATAAGGGAGCATCTCGCAAAATACATTACATTCTCTTATCCGGCGAGCAATGAGGTGGCTGTACTGCCCGCCAAAATCCAGCACTATTATAAGTTCCTGTTCCGGAACGGACATTATTCTTCCCCCTGTTTTTGGTATATCTCAGGCCTCAGGACAAGTATATCCTTAAGGTTTCTGTATTTCTCATTATAATCTAAACCGTAACCAACAACAAATTCGTCAGGAATAGTAAAGCCATTGTAATTTACCGTGACTTCGGCCTGCCGGCGTTCGGGCTTATCCAATAAGGTGCAGGTTTTCAAGCTGGCAGGCTCCCTGGTTTGAAGATTTTCCAGCAGGTACTTAAGAGTTAGCCCCGTATCTACAATGTCTTCCACTAAAAGAACATGTCGACCTTCAATACTTTGTTCTAAATCCTTTAAAATCCTTACCACACCCGAAGACTGGCTGGAACTTCCGTAACTGGATACTGCCATAAAATCAAATTCTACTGGAATAGTAACTGAACGTACCAAGTCGGCCATAAAAATCATAGCGCCTTTTAAAATACCTACCATTAATAGTTCTTTATTTGCATAATCCGTGGAAATGGTTTGGCCCAGCTGCAGAACCTTGGCTGTTATTTCTTCTTCGGTAAGCAATATTTTTTCTGCGTCTGATCGCATTGTAACCCCCCCGGTTTTAGCTAGAGCTTATCTTAAAAATCTGGATTATTATAACAAGGCGGGAGTTGCATGTCAACAATCTAATCAGGAAGCGTCAATTGGTCCGGCTGGGGTGGAGATATTTTTATTTGTTTGTTATAATCCCATAATTCTATGCCAATTTTCATTAAATCTTGTTCCCCTTGAAGTCCTTTAGCCTCTATTATGGCCTTACGTATTAATTTGCGATTGGGATCAATCCATACCTGGTAGGAAAAGTCGCTGAAACGTGTAAGTAAAAATTGGTTATTAAGGTTAGGTTGTAGTTCCAACAAAGCTAATTTCTCTTCGCCTAACTTTTTTATCCCCTGGTATGTAATCTCCGGGATATCTTTAAAATTAAAGTTTTCCAAAGGATTTAATTCTACAAATAAATCTGATTCAATCATCTTATTTC
The genomic region above belongs to Bacillota bacterium and contains:
- the hpt gene encoding hypoxanthine phosphoribosyltransferase encodes the protein MRSDAEKILLTEEEITAKVLQLGQTISTDYANKELLMVGILKGAMIFMADLVRSVTIPVEFDFMAVSSYGSSSQSSGVVRILKDLEQSIEGRHVLLVEDIVDTGLTLKYLLENLQTREPASLKTCTLLDKPERRQAEVTVNYNGFTIPDEFVVGYGLDYNEKYRNLKDILVLRPEIYQKQGEE
- the guaA gene encoding glutamine-hydrolyzing GMP synthase; protein product: MSVPEQELIIVLDFGGQYSHLIARRIRECNVFCEMLPYNTPLADLASKRPRGIIFSGGPSSVYQPGVPTVDPAIYKMGIPILGICYGMQLMSHQLEGVTSASARREYGKTRLEVVNREGLLCCMEEYEQCWMSHGDRVDAPPPGFEIIARTEQAPVAAMADASRGLYAVQFHPEVIHTPKGQDLLKYFLYDVCGCGASWTTGSFIEHAEDEVTKQVGQGQVICALSGGVDSSVAAALVHKAIGEQLTCIFVDHGLLRKGEGEKVIRTFRDVFKINLIHVDARERFLSKLSGITDPEQKRKIIGNEFIKVFEEEAGKLGTIDFLVQGTLYPDVVESGTATASVIKSHHNVGGLPEDMRLQLVEPLRWLFKDEVRRVGSELGLPDEIVWRQPFPGPGLAIRILGEITGENLEILREADAIVTEEIKKAGLYREIWQSFAVLPNLKSVGVMGDERTYAHTIAIRAVESKDGMTADWVRIPYEVLEIISNRIVNELQEVNRIVYDITSKPPSTIEWE